The following are encoded in a window of Shewanella psychrotolerans genomic DNA:
- a CDS encoding poly(ethylene terephthalate) hydrolase family protein, which produces MKKNFVLLMCLIPSLCFAKIERVETIDNGGTGDYKAIAVTESTLKDYVIYRPKNIALAAEKEGPLAVMVFANGGCNDTSFPFKRMLSEIASKGYLVIALGSMQSSLDDRPLKKAPNEMMPKAVDWLASQQMNEDSEYFQTVDINKIAFAGQSCGGAQLLAVAADPRIKTYMMFNSGMGDMSMAAASRSSLSSLHAPIIYLVGGESDIATSNAELDYDRINHVPIAFANMLDGGHSGTYESPYGGSFTRMALKWLDWQLKQKNKNSQVFLENNLEEFDGWTMKAKHFIGS; this is translated from the coding sequence ATGAAAAAAAATTTCGTATTACTAATGTGCCTCATCCCTAGCCTTTGCTTTGCAAAAATTGAACGCGTCGAGACGATAGACAACGGTGGGACAGGCGACTACAAAGCAATAGCGGTAACAGAGTCGACATTAAAAGATTATGTTATCTATCGGCCAAAAAATATTGCTCTCGCTGCCGAGAAGGAAGGTCCACTTGCGGTGATGGTATTTGCAAATGGCGGATGTAATGACACTTCATTTCCCTTTAAACGTATGCTGTCAGAGATAGCTTCCAAGGGATATCTCGTCATAGCCTTAGGCTCAATGCAAAGCAGTTTAGATGACAGGCCGCTAAAAAAAGCCCCAAATGAGATGATGCCTAAAGCTGTAGATTGGCTTGCCAGTCAACAAATGAATGAAGACAGCGAATATTTTCAAACCGTTGATATTAATAAGATTGCCTTTGCAGGCCAATCCTGCGGCGGCGCCCAACTTCTTGCGGTCGCAGCGGATCCTAGGATCAAAACGTACATGATGTTCAACTCTGGTATGGGCGACATGTCAATGGCGGCAGCGAGTCGAAGTTCATTATCCTCGTTGCATGCACCGATCATTTATTTGGTTGGCGGTGAATCCGACATTGCAACGTCTAATGCCGAGCTCGATTACGACCGCATCAATCATGTGCCCATTGCTTTTGCGAACATGCTTGATGGTGGACATTCTGGTACATACGAATCTCCTTATGGCGGCTCATTTACCCGAATGGCCCTTAAGTGGCTTGATTGGCAACTCAAACAAAAAAACAAAAATAGTCAGGTGTTTTTAGAAAATAATTTAGAAGAATTTGACGGCTGGACCATGAAGGCTAAACATTTTATTGGAAGTTAG
- a CDS encoding MATE family efflux transporter, giving the protein MAQVTQTLMGFIDTAMAGRVSAVDMAAVAIGGSLWLPALLFVQGLLMAFTPVFAHHHGADDQKAIQPIAFQAAYIAIIGSVIVISFLLFAPQIFKMMDLEPRLAALSVEYLYGFAWGVPAFVLYQVLRGCSEGISYTLPTMVIGFVGLAVNIPANYIFIYGHFGVPAMGGAGCGIATALVFWAMLIAMTIYMQLHSRFEQLAPFSALHLPNWSTIWTMTKHGLPIAMALFFEVSLFAIIALLLAPLGANVVAGHQIALNFSSIVFMLPLSIGIAVSIRVGYYLGQEKEIVARLVTKVGLTIAFSLALMTAIITVAFRTQIALLYNNNPEVVTLAGSLMFLAALYQLSDSVQVVAAGALRGYKDTRSAFYITLVSYWAIGMVLGYILAQTNLIVPAMGAHGFWIGLIAGLTSAAMLFALRLKYIQTHRSAISQFEH; this is encoded by the coding sequence ATTGCCCAAGTGACTCAAACCTTGATGGGCTTTATCGATACCGCAATGGCAGGCAGAGTGAGTGCTGTCGATATGGCAGCTGTCGCAATAGGTGGAAGCTTATGGCTCCCCGCATTACTGTTTGTGCAGGGACTATTAATGGCCTTCACACCGGTTTTCGCACATCATCATGGCGCAGATGATCAAAAAGCCATTCAGCCTATCGCATTTCAAGCCGCTTATATTGCCATAATTGGCAGTGTAATAGTGATCTCCTTTCTGCTTTTTGCGCCACAGATCTTTAAAATGATGGATCTTGAACCTCGCTTAGCGGCATTAAGTGTTGAGTACCTTTATGGTTTTGCATGGGGGGTTCCCGCTTTTGTGCTTTATCAGGTATTACGAGGATGTAGTGAAGGGATCTCTTACACGCTACCGACGATGGTCATCGGGTTTGTTGGACTTGCAGTCAATATTCCAGCCAACTATATCTTTATATATGGCCATTTCGGTGTTCCTGCAATGGGAGGGGCGGGATGTGGTATCGCAACCGCATTAGTTTTCTGGGCAATGCTCATTGCAATGACTATCTATATGCAACTGCATTCACGCTTTGAACAATTAGCTCCATTCAGTGCACTGCACCTACCCAATTGGTCCACCATCTGGACAATGACCAAACATGGTTTGCCTATCGCAATGGCGCTGTTCTTCGAGGTCAGCCTGTTCGCCATTATTGCATTACTGCTCGCGCCTTTGGGCGCAAATGTCGTTGCCGGTCATCAAATAGCCCTCAACTTCTCTTCGATTGTATTTATGTTGCCGCTGTCAATTGGCATCGCGGTATCGATACGAGTGGGGTACTACCTAGGACAAGAAAAGGAAATTGTCGCAAGACTCGTCACTAAGGTGGGATTAACGATAGCGTTTTCTTTAGCCTTAATGACCGCCATCATAACCGTAGCCTTTCGGACTCAGATCGCACTGCTTTATAACAATAATCCTGAAGTGGTCACCCTTGCGGGGAGTTTAATGTTTTTAGCTGCACTGTATCAGCTATCTGATTCAGTGCAAGTCGTCGCAGCAGGTGCGTTACGAGGCTATAAAGATACTCGTAGTGCATTTTATATTACCTTGGTCTCTTATTGGGCCATTGGCATGGTATTGGGATACATATTGGCGCAAACTAACCTTATTGTGCCAGCGATGGGCGCCCACGGTTTTTGGATAGGACTTATTGCTGGACTGACCTCGGCTGCAATGCTATTTGCATTGCGTCTTAAGTACATCCAAACCCATAGATCCGCCATTAGCCAGTTTGAGCATTAA
- a CDS encoding riboflavin synthase subunit alpha — MFTGIVQATSNVVAITKNDGLNTIEIALPPHLKDGLVTGASVANNGVCLTVTKIVDDRVFFDVMEETLSVTNLCQLKVGSSVNIERSLTFGSEIGGHILSGHIHAQATVIEVSDTDSHYDLSLKVEPKWMNYILYKGFVGVNGCSLTVGEVSDNGFKLHLIPETLSLTNLSECKVGDRLNIEIDSQTQAIVDTVERVLAKRFA; from the coding sequence ATGTTTACAGGTATTGTTCAAGCTACATCTAATGTTGTGGCAATAACTAAAAATGATGGACTTAACACGATTGAAATTGCGTTACCGCCCCATCTTAAAGACGGATTAGTTACGGGAGCGAGTGTCGCGAACAATGGGGTCTGCCTAACTGTAACTAAGATTGTCGATGATAGGGTGTTTTTCGATGTAATGGAAGAGACCTTAAGCGTGACCAATCTTTGTCAATTGAAGGTTGGCTCGTCAGTTAATATTGAACGGTCACTGACTTTTGGTAGTGAGATTGGAGGACATATTCTGTCTGGTCATATCCATGCTCAAGCCACGGTGATAGAGGTAAGTGATACCGATAGCCATTACGACTTAAGTTTAAAGGTTGAACCTAAGTGGATGAATTACATCTTATACAAAGGGTTTGTTGGGGTTAATGGCTGTAGCTTAACCGTTGGCGAAGTATCTGATAACGGCTTTAAACTGCACCTGATCCCGGAAACCTTGTCGTTGACAAACTTGAGCGAATGTAAAGTTGGCGATAGATTAAATATTGAGATTGATAGCCAAACTCAAGCGATAGTCGATACAGTAGAGCGTGTGTTAGCAAAACGCTTTGCTTAA
- a CDS encoding CPXCG motif-containing cysteine-rich protein — protein MNIINKVIHCPHCGHHQHINIDLSCGDQDYYDDCRICCNPIHMRTHIDPQHQKVELYIDADDEQVY, from the coding sequence ATGAATATCATTAACAAAGTGATCCACTGCCCTCACTGTGGACATCACCAACACATCAATATCGATCTTTCTTGTGGCGACCAAGACTATTACGATGACTGCAGAATATGCTGCAATCCTATCCATATGCGGACCCATATCGATCCCCAGCATCAAAAAGTCGAACTCTATATTGATGCTGACGATGAACAGGTCTATTAA